A region of the Leeuwenhoekiella sp. MAR_2009_132 genome:
GTCTGGTGAGAAAACCGGGTTTGACTCTATTCCTTCGTCAATAGTTAATCTACGAGGTTGAGAACCATCTTTATTAGCTACCCATAAATCTTCAGCATAAATGAAAGCGATATGATTTATACTTATAGCAGGCTCGTGCATAAGCCGCGTATCTATGGTGTTAACCTCCTGTGCAAATCCCGCAATACCTAAGGAAATTGCCAGGATACTTAAAATTTGACTTTTAAAATTCATGTGTTGATTTTGATTGATTTTGAGTTTGTAGTTTAATATCTTAAATGAATGTTTTAGACTTGCTTAAGTTACTAAAAAACCAAATTCTAATTTGAGAGTCCGCAAGACTGAAGCATAAATAAAAAGTCCGTTGAAGATTTTCAACGGACTTTTTATTTTAGATGATTGATTTGTAAAGCGAGAATATGCTCAATAAACTAATGTTTTTCAGTTTTTTTAAGAGATTCTTGTTCTGCTTCAATCATTTTTAATTCAGTTTTGATTTGTGTTAAACGAGCAGCGATATCTGTGTTGTTAGCTTCCATCTCTACTAATTGTGCCTCCATTTGCTCTACTGAAATGCTGTCTGACATAAAGTAAGATTTTACGTCTGCATGGCTTTCAATCAGTTTTTTTAATTTAGAAAGCGAAGTTGCCTGCTCTTTTAATAAAACCTGATGCTTAGCTAAATCTGCAATTGCAATAGAATCTGTTTCCTCTACATCTTTCAATTTTTGTGCAAGTGTACGGGTGTCAGTTTTAAGTGCATCGTGATGAACCGTCATCGCATCGTGTACCACATCAAGACTATCTGTATGCATAACATACTCTAGATATTGCTCGTGTAAAACTTTACGCGTATCATCGCAACTCACAAAAAGGGTAGCAGCAAACGCGCTAAGTATTATAAATTTTCTCATAATAAATCTAATCGTTAATGACGGAATAAATATAAAAAAGAAACTGAACCCATAGCTTTACTCTGGCTATAAATGCTGTTAAATTATAGTTAGAAATTTTAAATGTTGCATTACACTGGTATTTGCCTACTTTGCGATTTAAAATTGCTGAAATTGCAAATTAAAGAATAACGTTGTTAGTCGCTATTACTGCTTCTGATAATACCAAATAGGACTTAGTGATCAAATTATAGCTCTTAAGATAATAAGCAAAACTAAAAAATCCGCTGTAGTTGCCTACAGCGGATTTTTTAGTTGTCAAAACCAGTTCTTAATTCGATTCTGGTTTGCTGTTAAAACGTTTTTTAGGGTTTCCCGCTGTACGTTTTACAGGGCCGCTATTTCTGCGATCATCGTTGTTTTTTGAACGACCAGAACTATTACGTGAACTGTTGCTGTTGCGTGAGTTATTACGTGTGTTGTTGCGTGGTGGTCGAGCATCAGGTTCATCTGAAGGATCGTCAGGACCGTCAATTAAGAACGGGTGTTCTGCAATCACATCTATCTTCTGCTTAATTAATTTTTCGATATCTCTAAGATAAGCACGCTCTTCTTTATCACAAAAAGCTAGCGCAACGCCACTGGCTTTTGCTCTACCCGTACGACCTATACGGTGTACGTAGGTTTCAGAAACGTTAGGTAAATCATACTGAATTACCATTTCTAATTCAGAAACATCGATACCCCTTGCAGCGATATCAGTGGCTACTAAAACCTGAGTTTGACCATCTTTAAAAGCGCTTAGGGCTTTTTGACGAGCAGCCTGTGATTTGTTACCGTGTATAGCTGCAGCATTAATTCCTGCTTTATCTAAGATTTTTACAATCTTATTAGCACCGTGCTTAGTACGTGAAAAAACCAAAACGGTAGCGGGATTTTCAGTCTCAATAAGATGCTTTAATAATTTTGGCTTACTTTTTTTGCTTACAAAGTAAATCCCCTGATCTACACGTTCTGCAGTAGGTTTCTCAGGCTCTATACTTACTTTTTCAAAATCACCAAGTATAAGTTTAGAAAGATCTACAATCGCCTTTGGCATCGTAGCCGAAAAGAATAATGATTGTCTATCGTGCGGTACTAGTTTTAGTACTTTCTTAATATCGTGAATAAAACCCATATCGAGCATCTGGTCTGCTTCATCAAGCACCAGATATTCAATATCTTTTAAACTAATAAACCCTTGTTTAACCAGGTCTAAAAGACGTCCCGGAGTAGCAGTTAATACATCAACTCCTTTGCGCATTGCAGAAACCTGCGAAGCCTGTTTAACACCACCAAAAATCACAGTATTTTTAATACCGGTATATTTGCTGTATTCGGTTACATTATCGTCTATTTGTATAGCAAGTTCTCGCGTAGGGGTAATAATCAAAGCTTTAAGCTTGCGTGTGCCTTTGCCAGAACCTATGTTGTTATAAATTTGTTGAAGTATCGGGATGGTAAACGCCGCTGTTTTACCAGTTCCTGTTTGTGCAGAACCTAATAAATCTTGTCCTCTTAATAATACCGGTATTGCTTGCTGTTGAATAGGGGTAGGGTGGGTGTATCCTTTATCAGCTAAAGCTTTAAGGATAGGGTCTATAAGACCTAATTCTTTAAATGTCATAAAATATAATAAGCGGCAAAGATAAGCTTATTATTGATGCTTGTAGCTCATTTAACAGAAAACGTTGGTTTGTAAGGTGTTGAGCGAGATATGCCAATTATTAATACTTAAGGCTTAAAAGTTAATTCCCAATTATTTAGAAAATTAATTTATTTAAATCACTTGATAAAAGGTGTTTTTTCTGTTGGAAGATTAAGCTCTGAAAGTATTTTAACCAAAGAAGTAAGCGACTGACTTTCAATAAACGAGGTATTGATTTTTAATTTCGTATCATTTGATTTTAAGGTGTAGTCTCCGGCAAATTTTTCAACCCTATCAATATCTTTAAGATTTATTTTTTTACGAAAACCATAAAGACTATTTTTCTTAATTACACCATCTTCAATTTCTAAGTACTGGTGCTTGAGATCGTAAACATAATGAGCCAGGTAGAAAACACCAATACCAAAATAGATGTAATCTGACCAATTTAACCCCTCATCTCTTAGTAGACTTAATGGTGCAATTATAACCCAAATTATGCCCAATACTAAATTGGCGTATAATCTCTTCTTTTTGAATTTAATTTTCATCTTCTAAATATAAATAAAGATTACGTAATATTTAATACTACAATTTCATTTGCGTAAGTCAACCTTAGTGTTGTCGCGTATAGCTTTAATCCCTTTAATTTACGTATTTACATGTGTTAGCGCCTGTCTAAAGAATGAATCTAATAATCACAAGGGTGTCATTTCAATTTAAAGGCCAAAGCTAAATATACAAACACACTTTCTTTTATGCTTTTCTGAATAATTAAGTTGATTGGTGTATATCTTCTTCTGGTTTTTAAGTGTTTTATTTACAGGTATTTGCTATTTAATTTCTTATCAACAACTGTTCATTTTATTTTTGGAAATTGAAATATAGGAAGCTCAACTTTAATAGGTTTTATTTTATTTTGCAATTTCTTAACACTTACTAAACTCAAATTCAAAATGAAGCTTATGAAAAGACAGCAACTTCTTTTTTTTATCAGCCTTTTTATGTTGGTTCTTACCGCCTCAGCACAGGTAACAACTGCAGAAATCAGTGGTATTGTATATGATGACCAAAACGCAATTCTGCCCGGAGCCAATGTAACTGCAACGCATACGCCTACGGGTACGGTTTACGGTGCAATTACAAATTTTGACGGAAGATTCTCGCTGCTTAATGTACGTGTAGGCGGGCCGTATACCATTTCAATTAGCTATGTAGGCTTTAAAACATATGTGCTAGATAACATTAATTTATCACTGGGACAGTCTTTTAACGTAAAAGCAGTTTTAGCTAGCGATGCAACAGAGCTTGATGCTGTTGTGGTGTCTTCTTCAAAAAATAATGTAATTAATAGCGACCGTACCGGAGCAGAAACCAGTATAGGCAGACGCGAACTTAAAAGTTTACCTACGATCTCAAGATCTGCTGCAGATTTTTACAGGTTAGAGCCTACTGCCTCTAGTAATGGTTCTTTTGGAGGAAGAAATGACCAATTCAATAACTTTAGTTTAGACGGTTCAATTTTTAATAATCCTTTTGGGCTTGATGCGGCAACACCGGGTGGGCAGACTAATGCACAGCCTATTTCGCTTGATGCAATAGACCAGATACAGGTTTCAACTGCACCCTATGATGTGACTCAAGCAGGTTTTACCGGAGCTTCGGTTAACGCTGTTACCAAGAGTGGTACTAACACGTGGGCGGGAACAGTTTATGGTTTTTACCGTAATCAGGATATGACGGGAAGTAAGGTAGGTGACGATAAAATAATTGTTCCTGAGCTTAATCAAAAACAATACGGGGTTAGCGTAGGTGGACCTTTAATTGAAAATAAATTGTTTGTTTTTGCAAACTTTGAAAAAGATGACCGCGCAGATGCAGGTTCAAACTTTTTGGCAGCGCGTCCGGGCATTACAGGGCAAAATGTATCTCGTGTTTCTGCCGAAGATCTTGATTATGTTTCTCAACAATTATCTAGTTTAGGTTACGAGACAGGACCTTATGAAAATTTCACGCATAAGACGGAATCTACAAAAGGTATATTTAAACTAGACTGGAATATTAATAGTAAGCACCGTGTTGCGGTTATTTACAACTTTTTAAATGCCTCTCGAGATTTGCCGGCAAATCCTGAAGCGATAGGAAGAAGAGGACCAGACCAAACAACTCTTCAATTTAGAAATGCAGGATATCGCATTAATAATAAGATCGACTCCTGGTTAGTTGAATTAAACTCCAACTTTGGCGGTAACGTGACTAATAAACTTCAGGCGGGTTATACTTTCTTTGATGATAGCAG
Encoded here:
- a CDS encoding DEAD/DEAH box helicase, translated to MTFKELGLIDPILKALADKGYTHPTPIQQQAIPVLLRGQDLLGSAQTGTGKTAAFTIPILQQIYNNIGSGKGTRKLKALIITPTRELAIQIDDNVTEYSKYTGIKNTVIFGGVKQASQVSAMRKGVDVLTATPGRLLDLVKQGFISLKDIEYLVLDEADQMLDMGFIHDIKKVLKLVPHDRQSLFFSATMPKAIVDLSKLILGDFEKVSIEPEKPTAERVDQGIYFVSKKSKPKLLKHLIETENPATVLVFSRTKHGANKIVKILDKAGINAAAIHGNKSQAARQKALSAFKDGQTQVLVATDIAARGIDVSELEMVIQYDLPNVSETYVHRIGRTGRAKASGVALAFCDKEERAYLRDIEKLIKQKIDVIAEHPFLIDGPDDPSDEPDARPPRNNTRNNSRNSNSSRNSSGRSKNNDDRRNSGPVKRTAGNPKKRFNSKPESN